The Alkalibacter saccharofermentans DSM 14828 genome has a window encoding:
- the putP gene encoding sodium/proline symporter PutP: MTDVTIHGIVLGFYLVFLLGIGAYFFKNSNSQADYFLGGRNLNVWVTSMSAQASDMSGWLLMGLPGTAFLLTRNSGMAEAVWTAVGLALGTYLNWLILAKRLRKYSEHAGDAITIPTYMENRFKDKTHLIKLISAAFIVTFFLIYTAAQFSAGAKLFNAVFGLDYTTALVAGAIVIVSYTFLGGFLAVCWTDLIQGIMMFFAIIILPIIAVIQLGGAEQTFDIAAGLAELPGSFGASEWFGTETLSLLGIVSIAAWGLGYFGQPHILARFMGISHSNEIKPARRIATVWVVCTLAASTLLGVIGKAYMSTIVSADVLNTLDGERIFIYLVQNILSGPGLSIIAGILLTAILSAIMSTADSQLLVTSSAVSEDICKNMFSKLTDKQLLWISRISVLVVAFIAIIIARDPDSSVFDLVAYAWAGFGAAFGPAILMSLYWKRMNWQGALAGILSGGITVLVWRNFIKEYINLYEILPAFGISIAFIIVVSLLTKEPSEDLKKEFDEFMNADI, translated from the coding sequence ATGACAGATGTAACGATTCATGGAATTGTATTGGGGTTTTATCTTGTTTTTTTGCTCGGGATTGGAGCGTATTTCTTTAAAAACAGCAATAGTCAGGCAGACTATTTTTTAGGTGGTCGAAATCTTAATGTATGGGTTACATCGATGAGCGCTCAGGCTTCAGACATGAGCGGATGGCTGCTAATGGGACTTCCCGGGACAGCTTTTTTGCTGACTAGAAACAGCGGAATGGCAGAAGCGGTATGGACTGCTGTCGGTCTAGCATTGGGGACTTATTTAAATTGGCTGATACTGGCAAAGAGGCTGAGGAAATATTCTGAACATGCAGGCGATGCCATAACTATACCTACTTACATGGAAAACAGGTTTAAGGACAAGACTCATTTGATAAAACTTATTTCAGCTGCATTTATTGTAACGTTTTTTCTGATTTATACAGCAGCACAATTTTCAGCAGGTGCTAAGCTGTTTAATGCTGTATTCGGATTGGATTATACCACAGCTCTTGTAGCAGGAGCCATAGTGATTGTTTCATATACTTTTTTAGGTGGATTTCTGGCTGTTTGCTGGACTGACCTGATTCAAGGAATCATGATGTTTTTTGCTATAATAATTCTTCCGATCATAGCAGTCATCCAACTAGGTGGAGCAGAGCAAACCTTTGATATAGCCGCTGGATTGGCAGAACTGCCGGGAAGCTTCGGTGCGAGTGAGTGGTTTGGCACAGAAACCTTAAGTTTGTTGGGAATTGTGTCCATAGCAGCATGGGGGTTGGGTTATTTTGGTCAGCCACATATACTGGCGAGGTTCATGGGGATCAGCCATTCAAACGAAATAAAGCCAGCCAGAAGGATTGCGACGGTTTGGGTAGTTTGCACTTTGGCGGCATCCACATTGCTGGGCGTCATAGGCAAGGCTTACATGTCGACGATAGTTTCTGCTGACGTATTGAATACTCTGGATGGTGAAAGAATCTTCATTTATTTGGTTCAGAACATCCTTTCAGGACCCGGATTATCAATAATAGCAGGGATTTTATTGACGGCAATCCTGTCGGCTATAATGAGCACTGCGGATTCTCAGCTATTGGTTACATCTTCTGCAGTATCAGAGGACATTTGCAAGAATATGTTTTCAAAGCTAACGGATAAACAGCTTTTATGGATAAGCCGAATCAGCGTTTTAGTAGTGGCGTTTATAGCAATAATCATTGCCAGGGACCCTGACAGCTCGGTATTTGACCTTGTAGCATACGCTTGGGCAGGATTTGGTGCAGCCTTTGGGCCGGCAATACTGATGTCATTGTATTGGAAACGCATGAATTGGCAGGGGGCTTTGGCCGGAATACTATCCGGAGGCATTACCGTTTTGGTTTGGAGAAATTTCATTAAAGAGTATATAAATCTTTATGAGATACTTCCAGCGTTTGGGATATCTATTGCATTTATAATAGTTGTAAGCCTATTGACCAAGGAACCTTCAGAAGATCTTAAAAAGGAATTCGATGAATTCATGAATGCAGACATATAA
- a CDS encoding helix-turn-helix domain-containing protein: MKFAERIERLRTEKHISQDKLANILDVPFGNVVKWEQGQSYPSTEELIKISDIFDVSIDYLIKENEYRTYNDINDEVDEEDESDEMMMIGGFILGTAAGLVTGNLMWASIGGFAGLGIGFIMKALDISL, translated from the coding sequence ATGAAATTTGCAGAACGTATAGAAAGACTGAGAACTGAAAAACATATTTCTCAAGATAAATTGGCAAATATTCTTGATGTTCCCTTCGGAAATGTTGTGAAATGGGAGCAAGGCCAATCTTATCCATCTACAGAGGAGCTCATAAAGATCAGCGACATATTTGATGTATCGATAGACTATTTGATTAAAGAAAATGAATACAGGACTTATAACGACATCAACGACGAAGTCGATGAAGAAGACGAAAGCGATGAGATGATGATGATCGGCGGATTTATTTTAGGTACTGCAGCAGGGCTCGTTACAGGCAACCTCATGTGGGCGAGCATCGGTGGCTTTGCAGGATTGGGAATTGGCTTTATCATGAAAGCCCTGGATATATCTTTATAA